The nucleotide sequence TAATGAAAAGCTTCCATTAGAGGTCACATGGAGACAGGGAAGCAATTGGTCAGAACACAAGCTTAGCTTTTGTTAGATAATGGAGAAAAGCTGCAGTCCTTTTGCTTGCCCAACCCATCACAATAGTTTGTGCGGAGTGTGAAGTTAAAGGCAGCAGAAGGGTAGAGAGAAAGAGGGAAAAGGAGGacaaaaagccttcttctcctttGCTTTTGCTCACAAGGCTCCAAGGAAGAAGAGCTCTGAGGAGCATTCCATTCCGTCCCCCAACTTTTACTTTTGGCATTTAAGACTCTGGAGCACTTTCTTGGGGTTGATTAATATCATATGCTGTGCCTATGAATCTTTCATATGATACTAAGTGGATTGAGAATAATACCATCATATAGTTTGATGGAATTATTCATATATGTCACTTATTGTGTTTCATCAAGGACTCATGACCCCAAGCTAAAGTTGGCAGACCAAAACACATCAATACAAATTGAAAGGAACAAGGAACCTTTTTCCTGTTGTTCCCCAAAAAAACCTATATAGTTTATAtgttattaatatattaaaatttattgatACATCAATATCAATATTTTTCGATATCAAGATTCTTCCCAAACCATCCGGGTTTATCGTACCACTATAAATTATAGTAGTACATaattatgaatgttttattttttatcatagaaAATAAGAGATCGAGACTCTATGGGCATTATATATATCGAGCgtaagatagatatttttttatcGCCTCCATATTCTATTTTAATGATTTAGTGTAATAAGAGCCAAAGAGATCATTATATCGGATTGTCTCGATGATTCGAATCGATAAtcgttttaaatttaaaaaattaaaaattataatatttaaagtATTATTAAAAAAAGGTCATTTTAAGGACTGATAATTAATAGCAAATCAAAATTTCAacaatttgtttttgttttttgtttttgcaaTCAACCATGCAAGATTTAGCGCCAATACTGATCTAATTATCTCATTTTTCAGACCATTGACTGAATATTCCATACTCTTGTGTGCATAGAATTTACATGTGCTCTGCATCGTATACGTATTCTGACGTAGATAGATGGATGCATGGTTTCACTGTCATCCTCGAGAACAGGCCAAAACCTACTGCGTCCAACCCATGTCGCAGCACAACCTACTCCCGTCGCGCCATCAGAGGAAGGGAGCGACAAGGgagcagagaaagagagagagagagagcatttgaAATGCAGCACCACCTACTCCTCCACGCCCGCACGGTCAGGGGAAGACCGGAACCCTACAAGCACGGTCTGGGGAAGATTCCCATGCCCGctgtcttcttcatcttcttctccatcttcttcGACGCCAGGGCTGCAAACAGCTCTTGCCGTGTGCTCGCGATCGATCCATCCTCCCGCCGGGCTCCCTCCCTCCTCTGTGATGGCGCAGCCTCGTCCTCTTCCGCCAGCTTTGCAGGCCACTGCCATGGTTTTGACTCTTTGGTCGTCAGAGCCCACAGCCTTGTATCCCATCTGACAGCGCCAAGACAAAACCTCATCGCCTCTCCCTCATCCATCAAGATTCTCAAAGGACAGGGCGATGATGATATGGCAGCATCAACCATGCCCTACAATTCTTTCCTCTCTTCATTTTCcctcgaaagagagagagagagagagagctgccaCCATATCTCCCAGAAAAGCAATGGCTTATATCTACGAGTCACACACTACTCTCTCACTTTTTAGTACAATAAGACCCGACGAGCAATCCGATCATTCAAAGGCGCAAAGCAGTTTTGGGTTGTATCCAAGTGTCCGAATCCCTTTAGACCTTCCCATCAATCATGCAACCTCACGCTCGATATCATCTCCCCACATCACATACTTGGAGTAGAGCCAACAACAAACGACTAAAGAATCcatcaaaagaatgaatctttgaTGTCTCCTGCGACTCCTCACCAAACGAGCTTCATCTAAATACAACATAGCCAGATGACACAGTCGTAGCTGCGGCATCTCCTCTCCTTGGAAGACACTCCAAGCTTCTCCGATAATAATGACAAGCTCTCTTCTTTCGGAGAGGCATCAAAATAAGAGTCACGGCTTGAGCTTCAGTGCTCTTTGGAAGTTTTATATGGACAGGAGTTCTTGTTATGTGCAATGGCTATAATGCCAGTGTTACATCACCCAGCATCCATCAGTCACTCGTTCGATTTCTTTTGGGGTGGCAGACAAGACCTATAGGAGCAAAAGGGCACTCCTATCGATGTCTCTCTGTCCTCTGCTGCTCAGTTGCTTCAATACTAAATCCTCCACAACTGGGTGTGGATATCATAAAAGAGAAGAGATGAAACTGGTGGTGGATGACAACCTTTCTACATTTTCTAGCCTTTCTCTGCTTCAAGTCTCACTGCTAATGATCATATTCTGATTTTTCTCGCTATATATACTGCCTCATCGGTCGCTCGACAGCATCCTCTCCCCCTCTCTTTCGGTTTGTGTTGGGTGGCTCCTGCAACATGCAGTGTGTAGCATGGAGGGCGATGGTGATGGCTGCCACCCTGCTTCGACTGTGCTCCTCCAGGGAGCTGGAGCCCAAGCCGTTCCGCCCGGACGTGATCATGAAGCTGCCTGGCCAACCTCCGGTCAGCTTCCAGCAGTTCTCAGGCTACATCACGGTGGATCAGCTCGACCGGAGGGCTCTTTTCTACTACTTCGCTGAAGCAGAGGTGGATCCTTCCACAAAGCCTCTGGTTCTCTGGTTGAATGGAGGTGACACAGCATCTTCAATCTTTTCGATTCGATTACCTCATACGCTTCTGTGTTCATTTCTTCTTCGTCTCCGAAGGGCCCGGTTGCTCCTCTGTTGGGGTTGGAGCATTCTCTGAGAACGGGCCTTTCAGACCAAAAGGCGCAGTGCTGGTGAGGAATGAGTATAGCTGGAACAAAGGTACCACTCTGCAACATCATACATGGATTCTGTTCCTCAGAGACACCTTCCTTAAACAGGGAAACCAGTGACACCTCATCCTCTCCAACTTGCAGAAGCCAACATGTTGTACCTGGAGACTCCAGCAGGCGTCGGTTTCTCCTACTCCAGTGACTCCTCCTACTATGAGGGTGTGAACGATCGGATGACAGGTGAACGATTAAGCAGTTCGTGTTGCCGATGCCGGCGTAGAAGATGACTCTTTCCTTGTTTTCGTTCGTTCAGCCACGGATAATCTAGTCTTCCTGCAGCGCTGGTTCACCAAGTTCCCACAGTACGAGGGCAGGGACTTGTACATCGCTGGGGAAAGCTACGCAGGTGAAGAGACACCCCTGTCTCCCTAGACATAGTTCGTCTTCTCTTGAAATCAGCAACTCAGGCTGTGGTTTTCAGGTCATTATGTTCCACAACTCGCCCAGCTCATGGTCGAATCTGATGACAAGCAGAGGGTCTTCAACCTTAAAGGCATCGCTGTGAGTAATGCACCATTGTCGATGAATTAACAGAGTTGTGTCTCCGCTGGTTGATCTCTGTTCTTTCCTCTGCTACCTGCCACAGCTGGGCAATCCGGTTCTCGAGTTCTCCACCGACTTCAACTCGAGAGCAGAGTTCTTCTGGTCGCATGGCTTGATCTCGGACTCCACGTACCGAATCTTCACTTCTGCTTGCAACTACTCACGCTATGTCAGCGAGTACTACAGAGGTTCCCTCAGCTCGGTGTGCCAACGAGTGATGAGCCAAGTGACCAGAGAAACGAGTAGATTCGTGGACAAGTACGATGTCACCCTCGACGTCTGCATCTCCTCCGTTCTATCTCAATCCATGGTTTTGAGTCCTCAAGTAAGCTCGGGAGCCGTCGTTTTGGTGATCTGCGTGTTCTCTTTGACCTTGCATCTGAGGCATGCCGCGCTTGCAGCAAGTTACCGAGCGTGTGGACGTGTGCGTGGAAGACGAGACGGTGAGGTATCTCAACCGGAGAGACGTGCAGTCTGCCCTTCATGCCCACCTCGACGGAGTTACCAAATGGACCGTCTGCAGCAGGTATCGATGTTGAACCTCGTACCCATCGTTGCAGAAACCTGAGCTCTCGTCTGACATGCTGCTTCTGGTGTTCGTCCAGTGTTCTGGAGTACGAGCTACTCGACCTGGAGGTTCCAACGATCTCGGTCGTCGGCTTGCTTGTGAAGTCCGGGATCCCGGTGTTGGTCTACAGGTAATCAAGAATCCCTGGAGCCCCATCAATGATGTCGACTGTACCCGACAAATTCTCATGCTCTTCGATTGCAGCGGCGATCAGGATTCTGTGATTCCTCTGACGGGAAGTCGAACGCTGGTGCAAAGGTTGGCCAACGAACTGGGCCTGAAGACAACAGTCCCTTACAGAGTCTGGTTCGAGGGAGAACAGGTAAACAGGATGGTGATTCGTCTCAGGTCGCACGCACCGCACTGCCTTTCTGCATCTGAGTTCTCTCGCGTTCTCTGTGCAGGTCGGTGGATGGACGCAAGTCTACGGTGATGTCCTTTCGTTTGCCACCGTGAGAGGGGCATCTCACGAAGCTCCGTTCTCGCAGCCGGAGAGGTCGCTTGTGCTGTTCAGGGCGTTCCTGCAAGGCCGACCGCTGCCGGAGACGTTCACCTACGCGCCATGAGTTGGTTCTTCGGTGTGCAGTGTAAGTACATGCGAGATTAGCATCGATTCCAAGGTGTACCTGTGTGCTCGAGCTGACGTGTTTGCCGGATCAAAGTTAATGGAAGGAGTAATTTGAGTCGTGTTTGCGGACTTGCTTCCAGGCAGAAACTTCACTCACTGACAACCGAACTACCCCTTAAATCTAACGATGTTTATAGGAAATCTATCAACGATTACACGAGTAGTCAATAACCAGAAAGCAACACATAACCAGCCACAGAATCAATGGAGAAAAGAGCCCCCAAACCGAACTTTCTGCCGCAGTACACGCGTCACCTTCTTATTCTCTTCTGCCCGAAGTGATCAGGGTAGCGATGGTTTCGAGGATGTCTTCTGGACGGGAGGAAACGCCTCGGGCTCCAATGGCGGGGAGATGGAGGAGAGGAAGGAGGACGAGTTCGGCCTCTTTGGCTTACACTCCTTGCTTGAGGACCTCAAAGACGCCGCCTTTCTACCGAATCCTTAGCTCCACGTGGCCCAGCCGCTGCATGCCGTCGAGGACCGACCACAACCAGCCCTTTTTCTCTCCCGAAACCGGCTCTTTCGTCTCTATTCAACGAAGCGAACCTTTTCGACGTGGAGTTTGAAGTAGGGGACGACGCGGCCGCGTTGGATCCCCCTGTCCGATGAGCAGGGGAGGTGCTAGTGGCGACCTTGGCGGCAGAGTTGTTTGCTTTGTCGGAACTGGAACCGGTGGACTACTGGCTGAGAACTGCTCCGGCTCAGGCCCAGGCTCTCTAAGGTGTTGAGGCATTTGGAGATGCTCCCTCCGGTGGCCGCGCAACCCACTCTACGGCATAACTTGGCGGCGGCTGGCCACAAAAAGGCGGCATTTTGGATCCATGGCCTTTGAGAGACCGCTGAAAGGGGAGTTTGTTGTGCATTTTGCATTCGAGTAGTCCCAGTCATAGTTCGATTCGAATCAAAATTAAATCGGTGGAACCAAAACCTAATTCATGTGACGGTTTGCCGATTCCAAACATAATCGAAATCGATCTTGAGCAGTTCAATTCTGATTCTGATattttctgaatatgttttgtatactaaaatatttatatataatttaaaaagcaAATTGTAATTATAAAAAAGGAGAGAATAAACGGCGAAGAAATTATATTGGAAATATGAAATTAAATTATGGTATTTATTATTCGTTTATGTACTTGATTtgggtaatatatatatatatatattaatgcatCAATTTaacatttttttcattttttagtGCCAATTTATTCACCGTTAAAAGCTGAGGCATCAAGACGATCTGGGCCGTCGGATTCAAGTCTTTAGAATTTGATCTCCGGCGCCAAAGACGAAGAAGAAGGAGCTCAGTTTCGGTCCCGCCCACTTATAGAAGGCGGCCTCGACATGGAGGAAGAGACGGAAC is from Musa acuminata AAA Group cultivar baxijiao chromosome BXJ1-6, Cavendish_Baxijiao_AAA, whole genome shotgun sequence and encodes:
- the LOC103987514 gene encoding serine carboxypeptidase-like 45; the protein is MQCVAWRAMVMAATLLRLCSSRELEPKPFRPDVIMKLPGQPPVSFQQFSGYITVDQLDRRALFYYFAEAEVDPSTKPLVLWLNGGPGCSSVGVGAFSENGPFRPKGAVLVRNEYSWNKEANMLYLETPAGVGFSYSSDSSYYEGVNDRMTATDNLVFLQRWFTKFPQYEGRDLYIAGESYAGHYVPQLAQLMVESDDKQRVFNLKGIALGNPVLEFSTDFNSRAEFFWSHGLISDSTYRIFTSACNYSRYVSEYYRGSLSSVCQRVMSQVTRETSRFVDKYDVTLDVCISSVLSQSMVLSPQQVTERVDVCVEDETVRYLNRRDVQSALHAHLDGVTKWTVCSSVLEYELLDLEVPTISVVGLLVKSGIPVLVYSGDQDSVIPLTGSRTLVQRLANELGLKTTVPYRVWFEGEQVGGWTQVYGDVLSFATVRGASHEAPFSQPERSLVLFRAFLQGRPLPETFTYAP